From one Formosa sediminum genomic stretch:
- a CDS encoding response regulator transcription factor, which produces MKKTNIIIADDHLMFLEGINTILSDMEDVGDVHLATEGKQVLKLLDQFEIGLIISDISMPKMDGIELLTEIKKKHSNVKIIMLSMLDNHRTVHKVIQKGADGFVPKFTSKEELQKAVRTVLNDEQYFSELIKQRYMESVFERKKYKNIELSPREKEVLALLGEELTSKEISDKLFISVNTVETHRKNILLKTGSKTTTGAVKYAIESGLFD; this is translated from the coding sequence GTGAAAAAAACTAATATTATAATTGCAGACGATCACCTCATGTTTCTTGAAGGTATAAATACCATTTTAAGTGATATGGAAGATGTAGGAGACGTACATTTAGCTACAGAAGGTAAGCAAGTTCTAAAATTACTAGATCAATTTGAAATAGGTTTAATTATTAGTGATATTAGCATGCCCAAAATGGATGGTATTGAATTACTTACCGAAATCAAGAAAAAGCATTCCAATGTAAAAATTATCATGTTAAGCATGCTCGATAATCACAGAACGGTACATAAAGTAATACAAAAAGGAGCCGACGGTTTTGTACCTAAGTTTACGAGTAAAGAAGAGTTACAAAAGGCAGTAAGAACAGTTCTAAATGACGAACAATACTTCTCTGAGCTCATTAAACAGCGCTATATGGAGAGTGTTTTTGAACGTAAAAAATATAAAAATATAGAGCTCTCTCCCCGCGAAAAAGAAGTGTTAGCACTCTTAGGAGAAGAACTAACCTCTAAAGAAATTTCTGATAAACTTTTTATTTCAGTAAATACGGTTGAAACTCACCGCAAAAATATTCTTTTAAAAACGGGTTCTAAAACCACTACTGGCGCTGTAAAGTACGCCATAGAATCGGGGTTATTTGATTAA
- a CDS encoding FKBP-type peptidyl-prolyl cis-trans isomerase codes for MSQVKQNDTVKVHYTGKLQDGRVFDSSLEREPLEVTIGQGMLIPGFENAIIDMKVNEKKTVEIAKQDAYGDINEQLFHKVSNEQLPPDVKPEVGMGLTSKSEDGREHQFRVVDIQDDHIVVDGNHPLAGQDLIFDLELIEIK; via the coding sequence ATGAGTCAAGTTAAACAGAATGATACAGTGAAAGTTCATTACACAGGAAAATTACAAGATGGTCGTGTATTCGATAGTTCTTTAGAGCGCGAGCCTTTAGAAGTAACTATCGGACAAGGCATGTTAATTCCTGGTTTTGAAAATGCGATCATTGATATGAAAGTAAATGAGAAAAAAACAGTTGAAATTGCCAAACAAGACGCATACGGAGACATTAACGAGCAGTTGTTTCATAAAGTAAGTAACGAACAATTACCTCCAGACGTAAAACCGGAAGTTGGTATGGGCTTAACTTCTAAAAGTGAAGATGGTAGAGAACACCAATTTAGAGTGGTAGACATTCAAGACGACCATATTGTTGTTGATGGAAACCATCCACTTGCAGGTCAAGATTTAATTTTTGATTTAGAATTGATTGAAATTAAGTAA
- a CDS encoding SMI1/KNR4 family protein → MINYTAYSDNFKDLQWSDFNVERLQINTFPVLEDPYHYNNSFTFRDALLEAVEKHTEKAVFKLLFITPDNIHIHKFYGIAYLEGKIVYAFEIEKTPLFEEWCDTILDEDPDEKTLTSSVYSFKQNSFSSQPVSNLKNITFQEHTGAFINHFIPNQFIAEQLAKEKSDFLAPFIQLDAEIDMKALVQSFMALITEKRLTIHPPNNNEAIYAKFEAEAGYPFPQIIKNYLSLHNGIDRCAIMGAEDIYNEWKQWKDIYDDWTQEELLDTYSTNEGKALLMYTTPYWIPFFDLENGNFLAFDFAPNTKGKAGQIIRYGADQEIGYIEADDLVSFFESLRRSDSEIEDNEWFYIA, encoded by the coding sequence ATGATTAACTATACCGCATATTCAGATAATTTTAAAGATTTACAATGGAGCGATTTTAATGTAGAACGCCTTCAAATCAATACCTTTCCCGTTCTTGAAGACCCGTATCATTATAATAACAGTTTTACATTTAGAGACGCTCTTTTAGAAGCTGTTGAAAAACATACAGAAAAAGCCGTCTTTAAACTCTTATTTATTACGCCAGATAACATCCATATTCATAAATTTTATGGCATTGCTTATCTTGAAGGTAAAATTGTTTACGCCTTTGAAATAGAAAAAACACCACTTTTTGAGGAATGGTGTGACACTATTTTAGATGAAGACCCAGATGAAAAAACGCTAACATCTTCTGTGTATTCTTTCAAACAGAACAGTTTCAGCTCACAACCGGTTAGCAATTTAAAAAACATCACGTTTCAAGAGCATACAGGTGCTTTTATAAATCATTTTATTCCAAATCAATTTATAGCCGAACAATTAGCCAAAGAGAAATCTGATTTTTTAGCGCCATTTATTCAGCTTGATGCTGAAATAGATATGAAAGCCTTGGTGCAATCTTTTATGGCGTTAATCACAGAAAAACGATTAACCATACATCCGCCAAATAATAACGAGGCTATATATGCAAAGTTTGAAGCAGAAGCAGGCTACCCATTTCCGCAAATTATTAAAAATTATTTAAGTCTACATAACGGGATAGACCGCTGTGCCATTATGGGAGCAGAAGATATTTATAACGAATGGAAACAGTGGAAAGATATTTATGACGATTGGACGCAAGAAGAGTTGTTAGATACGTACTCTACCAATGAAGGCAAAGCCTTATTAATGTACACCACACCTTATTGGATTCCGTTTTTCGATTTAGAAAACGGTAATTTTTTAGCCTTCGATTTTGCGCCGAATACAAAAGGTAAAGCTGGACAAATTATTCGTTATGGTGCCGACCAAGAAATTGGATATATCGAAGCCGACGACCTTGTTTCTTTTTTTGAGAGCTTAAGACGAAGCGATAGCGAAATAGAAGATAACGAATGGTTTTATATTGCTTAA
- a CDS encoding carboxymuconolactone decarboxylase family protein: MTTLKVHNIETAPEASKPLLEKSQKAFGMIPGLHGVLASSPKTLEAYQTLHELFTQTSFNEDELTVVWQTINVEHACHYCVPAHTGIAKMMKVDDAITEALRNETPLESAKLEALRTMTLTIVRNRGHVTQEDLDAFYAAGYTEAHVLEIILGLSQKVISNYTNHIANTPVDAPFQGFAWSK; the protein is encoded by the coding sequence ATGACAACTTTAAAAGTACACAACATTGAAACTGCTCCTGAAGCAAGTAAACCTTTATTAGAAAAATCTCAAAAAGCTTTCGGAATGATTCCTGGTTTACACGGGGTTTTAGCAAGTTCTCCAAAAACATTAGAAGCTTACCAAACACTACACGAATTATTTACACAAACATCATTTAATGAAGACGAATTAACCGTGGTATGGCAAACCATTAACGTAGAGCATGCATGTCATTACTGTGTGCCAGCACATACTGGTATTGCAAAAATGATGAAAGTAGATGATGCAATTACTGAAGCATTACGTAACGAAACGCCTTTAGAAAGTGCAAAATTAGAAGCGTTAAGAACCATGACATTAACTATTGTTAGAAATCGTGGACACGTAACTCAAGAAGATTTAGATGCGTTTTATGCAGCAGGATATACTGAAGCTCATGTTCTAGAAATTATATTAGGTTTATCTCAAAAAGTTATTAGTAACTATACTAATCATATCGCAAATACACCAGTCGATGCGCCTTTTCAAGGTTTTGCTTGGTCAAAATAA
- a CDS encoding DUF1266 domain-containing protein, whose protein sequence is MTQEITPKIQDQLNLSALILKKNYKKAELTTWSGFDLEDEMQVKQAKRLLKLFGIKSGLHLRNSLQRYETGQMVSHTFHTLALEFRMMTSTDFDAKYNAEQNPQTKTIYKMVWKYRFILKKQKLIGYEMAYYIFQMRLGHVLGFIETAEMILRLEEANNIIKSHFSSWGEFHRNVCLGDEYVLGGTEQDMSKFPGTETLWECYQRLHIQHADWFKEWKI, encoded by the coding sequence ATGACACAAGAAATTACACCCAAAATTCAAGACCAATTAAATCTATCGGCCTTGATTTTAAAGAAAAATTATAAAAAAGCCGAATTAACTACTTGGTCAGGTTTCGACTTAGAAGATGAGATGCAGGTGAAACAAGCCAAACGCCTTTTAAAATTATTTGGCATAAAATCGGGTTTGCATTTACGTAATAGTTTACAACGTTATGAAACCGGACAAATGGTGTCTCATACATTTCATACATTAGCTTTAGAGTTTAGAATGATGACAAGCACCGACTTTGATGCTAAATACAACGCTGAGCAAAACCCACAAACTAAAACCATTTACAAAATGGTTTGGAAATACCGTTTTATACTTAAAAAACAAAAACTTATTGGGTATGAAATGGCGTATTACATATTTCAAATGCGTTTAGGTCACGTCTTAGGATTTATAGAAACAGCCGAAATGATTTTGCGTTTAGAAGAAGCCAATAACATTATAAAATCTCACTTTTCCAGTTGGGGAGAATTTCATCGTAATGTATGTTTAGGAGATGAATATGTTTTAGGAGGAACTGAGCAAGATATGAGTAAATTTCCTGGAACAGAAACCCTTTGGGAATGCTACCAACGTTTACATATACAACACGCCGACTGGTTTAAAGAATGGAAAATATGA
- a CDS encoding sugar kinase, translating into MAKKLVTFGEVMMRLSPPGYMKFSQANSFELVYGGGEANVAISCAYLGMKAAHMTRFPDNAIGRAATQFLRKNWLSSDQIIYGDNKLGMYFLEKGAVHRPSEVIYEREGSAFSLIQPEMVDWEEVLKDANWFHWTGITPAISEGAAKCCLDAIRTANKMGIMVSGDINSRKNMWKYGKTMQEVMPELVEHTDIVITSPRGIKEMFNLGDADGKFKDSAKALMDKFPRIKRVVGKKRKSISASEQQIQGRIWTGNKYIKTEIFEISHVIDRVGTGDAFAAGLIYGLLHYEKDLDALNFASAACALKHTIIGDVNMATLDNVKSLMGGDTSGALKR; encoded by the coding sequence ATGGCTAAAAAACTAGTAACATTTGGAGAAGTAATGATGCGTTTATCTCCTCCAGGATACATGAAATTTTCTCAAGCTAATTCTTTTGAACTTGTATATGGTGGTGGCGAAGCTAATGTTGCCATTTCTTGTGCCTATTTGGGCATGAAAGCTGCGCATATGACACGTTTTCCAGATAATGCAATAGGCCGAGCAGCCACTCAATTTTTACGTAAAAACTGGTTAAGCTCAGATCAAATTATTTATGGAGACAATAAATTAGGAATGTATTTTCTTGAGAAAGGTGCCGTTCACAGACCTAGTGAAGTGATTTACGAACGTGAAGGATCTGCTTTTTCTTTAATCCAGCCCGAAATGGTAGATTGGGAAGAAGTTTTAAAAGATGCGAATTGGTTTCATTGGACAGGTATTACACCTGCAATTTCAGAGGGTGCTGCCAAATGTTGTCTCGATGCCATTAGAACGGCTAACAAAATGGGAATTATGGTATCGGGAGATATCAATTCAAGAAAAAACATGTGGAAATATGGTAAAACCATGCAAGAGGTCATGCCTGAATTGGTAGAACATACAGATATCGTCATTACCAGTCCGCGTGGCATTAAAGAAATGTTCAATCTTGGGGATGCCGATGGGAAATTTAAAGACTCTGCCAAAGCACTCATGGACAAATTTCCACGCATAAAACGTGTAGTAGGCAAAAAAAGAAAATCTATTAGTGCATCTGAACAACAAATACAAGGCCGTATTTGGACCGGAAACAAATATATTAAGACTGAAATTTTCGAAATATCACACGTCATAGACCGTGTAGGAACTGGAGATGCTTTTGCAGCTGGATTAATTTATGGGTTACTACATTACGAAAAAGATTTAGATGCGTTAAACTTTGCCTCTGCAGCCTGTGCCTTAAAACATACTATAATCGGAGATGTAAACATGGCAACTTTAGATAACGTAAAAAGTTTAATGGGTGGTGATACATCCGGTGCATTAAAGAGATAA
- a CDS encoding tetratricopeptide repeat-containing sensor histidine kinase: MTQPIKHIFLTLCLILGVHTVSWSQLSDNTSSIDSLSQAYHYNVYTKPQLAKEAALQWLEESRALKIEIQEVQALYALGNISNITGEYKNTLIYTNQAITLLKKLNIEKGLAACYNILATAYKNLGEYPKSIDSFMQCLEYSEKTSNKVQEANAYQNIATLYLLQKDYKKSAENLDRAADLYRELGDDDGVLTTLFNFANILKEEGKYNQARTHYKTVLGYREKEGNKAVIAYVNINLAQMLVQEERCEEAVIALRKTLVLLESLQFNSDLVIVLNDLGLCESKLGHRKEAILAFEKALKIGENQSLLPYNSEIYKNLAQLYEAEGDYKNALKFYQKGVITAEEQNSLDKEKYVAKIQEGYETQLKEARIKLLEQDQKLNEAELQKAELTVKRQRLVRNVLIAGFILVLITLLILRRSYVKRLRVQKELSIQQEENAKQKISEMMKDHKLSVIERYQEGQDEERSRLAREIHDGIGSDLASIKIAFEHYAEQQSENPQTKRIATAISNACLDVRSLSHQLHPLSFSKIGFTSFLSDFIDQISNKSDIKIQSYYFPEEEIDKLPEMLLADAYRIIQELINNILKHAAATLADVQLTKHEDHLNIVVNDDGKGFQNNKKQGIGLRNIKERLQKVQGNLEIDSRPGHGTSITIDIPIN, translated from the coding sequence ATGACACAACCTATAAAACATATTTTTCTAACCTTATGCCTAATTTTAGGCGTACATACAGTTTCTTGGTCTCAACTTTCAGATAACACATCTTCAATAGACTCCTTATCTCAAGCCTACCACTATAACGTATACACTAAGCCACAATTAGCAAAAGAGGCAGCTTTACAATGGTTAGAAGAAAGTAGAGCCTTAAAAATCGAAATTCAAGAAGTACAAGCATTATATGCTTTAGGAAATATTAGCAATATCACTGGCGAATACAAAAATACGCTTATTTACACCAATCAAGCGATCACCTTATTAAAAAAACTAAATATAGAAAAAGGGTTAGCTGCCTGTTACAACATTCTGGCAACTGCCTATAAAAATTTAGGCGAGTATCCAAAATCTATTGATAGTTTTATGCAATGCCTAGAATATTCAGAAAAAACAAGTAATAAAGTACAAGAAGCGAATGCGTACCAAAATATTGCCACACTGTATTTATTACAAAAAGATTATAAAAAATCTGCTGAAAATCTAGATCGTGCTGCAGATCTCTATCGTGAATTAGGAGACGATGACGGTGTATTAACCACGTTATTTAATTTTGCAAATATTCTAAAAGAAGAGGGTAAATATAATCAAGCCAGAACACATTATAAAACAGTTTTAGGATACAGAGAAAAAGAAGGAAATAAAGCCGTAATAGCCTATGTAAATATTAATCTTGCACAAATGTTAGTACAAGAAGAGCGTTGTGAAGAAGCTGTTATTGCCTTACGAAAAACCTTAGTACTATTAGAGTCGCTTCAATTTAATTCGGATTTGGTTATTGTTTTAAATGATTTGGGCTTATGTGAAAGTAAATTGGGACACCGAAAAGAAGCCATATTAGCCTTTGAAAAAGCCTTAAAAATAGGAGAAAACCAATCTTTGTTACCTTATAATTCTGAAATTTATAAAAATTTAGCTCAGCTATATGAAGCTGAAGGAGATTATAAAAATGCCCTAAAATTTTATCAAAAAGGAGTTATTACTGCAGAAGAACAAAACTCTCTAGATAAAGAAAAATATGTAGCCAAAATACAGGAAGGTTATGAAACACAGTTAAAAGAAGCTAGAATAAAACTCTTAGAACAGGATCAAAAATTAAATGAGGCCGAGCTTCAAAAAGCCGAACTCACGGTTAAGCGCCAACGTTTAGTTAGAAATGTTTTAATCGCGGGTTTTATCTTAGTTTTAATTACACTGTTAATATTAAGACGTTCTTATGTAAAACGCCTTCGCGTTCAGAAAGAATTAAGCATTCAGCAGGAAGAAAATGCGAAACAAAAGATTTCTGAAATGATGAAAGATCATAAATTATCTGTCATAGAACGGTACCAAGAAGGACAAGATGAAGAACGGTCTAGGCTAGCTCGTGAAATACATGATGGAATAGGTAGCGATTTAGCGAGTATAAAAATAGCGTTTGAACATTATGCAGAGCAACAAAGCGAGAATCCGCAAACCAAAAGAATTGCTACTGCAATTAGTAATGCCTGTTTAGATGTACGCAGTTTATCTCACCAGCTTCATCCGCTTTCATTTTCAAAAATAGGATTTACTAGCTTTTTAAGCGACTTTATAGATCAGATTTCAAACAAATCAGATATTAAAATTCAGTCCTATTACTTCCCCGAGGAAGAAATAGATAAATTACCTGAAATGCTTTTAGCCGATGCTTACAGAATAATTCAAGAATTAATTAATAATATTTTAAAGCATGCCGCAGCTACACTTGCCGACGTACAACTTACTAAACATGAAGACCATTTAAACATTGTGGTTAATGACGATGGTAAAGGATTTCAAAATAATAAAAAACAAGGTATTGGACTTCGTAATATTAAAGAACGATTACAAAAAGTACAGGGAAATCTAGAAATAGATAGTAGGCCTGGACACGGGACTTCAATAACTATAGACATACCTATAAATTAA
- a CDS encoding adenylosuccinate synthetase: MPKCSLVIDLGFGDAGKGLTTDFLASQHPKHSLVVRCSGGHQIGHTVTTEVLTHTFSNFGSGSLLGVPTYYSEHTTLFPPAIVDEGNFLKPYQPKLYVHPLAMITTFYDIAYNRAIEKQQQHGSCGLGFGTTIARNKDEVYLYANDLQFQWVLQQRLQSIKTYYKTKLEHQPKAVQDYYKNELKDYNEAYFLESCKSLQPFYNVAALSELASKFEHFIFEGSQGILLDTQHGFHPHTTWSYTTSKNAVQQITSHLKTISEIDIYYVTRCYQTRHGNGPMAETEPVNLQNNENEANVTNEFQGVFRTQALATELLNYALSCDAIHHQNLQSNKHLVITCLDQLPRFSYANLFQKLNTNFKTVYGSYGPKRQDIKKLFLQ, encoded by the coding sequence ATGCCAAAGTGTAGCTTAGTAATAGATTTAGGATTTGGTGATGCTGGAAAAGGGTTAACTACCGATTTTTTGGCATCACAACATCCAAAACATAGTCTTGTGGTTAGGTGTTCTGGTGGCCACCAAATTGGGCATACAGTAACTACAGAGGTGCTTACGCATACCTTTAGTAATTTTGGTTCAGGAAGCTTGTTGGGCGTACCAACCTATTATTCAGAACATACCACATTATTTCCGCCTGCTATTGTAGATGAAGGTAATTTCTTAAAACCCTATCAGCCAAAATTATATGTTCATCCGTTAGCAATGATAACCACGTTTTACGACATTGCTTATAACAGAGCGATAGAAAAACAACAACAGCACGGTTCTTGTGGTTTGGGATTTGGAACTACAATTGCCAGAAATAAAGATGAAGTTTACCTGTATGCTAACGATTTACAGTTTCAATGGGTTTTACAACAACGCTTGCAAAGTATAAAAACCTATTACAAAACAAAGTTAGAGCATCAACCAAAAGCGGTACAAGATTATTATAAAAACGAGCTAAAAGATTATAACGAAGCCTATTTTTTAGAAAGTTGCAAGTCTCTGCAACCGTTTTATAATGTGGCAGCTCTTTCTGAACTAGCTTCTAAGTTTGAGCATTTTATTTTTGAAGGCAGCCAAGGTATTTTACTCGATACGCAGCACGGTTTTCATCCGCATACCACGTGGAGTTACACGACGTCTAAAAACGCAGTTCAGCAGATAACATCGCATTTAAAAACCATATCTGAAATAGACATCTATTATGTAACCCGTTGTTATCAAACCCGTCACGGCAATGGCCCAATGGCAGAAACCGAACCTGTAAATCTTCAGAATAATGAAAATGAAGCGAATGTGACTAACGAGTTTCAAGGTGTATTTAGAACACAAGCTTTAGCTACCGAATTACTGAATTATGCGTTAAGCTGCGATGCTATTCATCATCAAAATTTGCAGAGTAACAAACATCTTGTAATAACTTGTTTAGACCAATTGCCTCGTTTTTCTTATGCTAATTTGTTTCAAAAATTAAACACAAATTTTAAAACTGTATACGGTAGTTACGGACCAAAACGTCAGGATATTAAGAAACTTTTTCTACAATAA
- the tssD gene encoding type VI secretion system tube protein TssD codes for MQDSNVVSRIELLIRKDENTEKTFVLSQCDYSFNMDYYEAEKRPIDVNFSGTTKMINDPMFIEWISNQAGAWSGYAKVFHREQEKPSIALVFNKATVVSFSQSFSEYNAHSDAYFSVILKDVAFNDIKLH; via the coding sequence ATGCAAGATTCTAATGTGGTTAGTCGAATAGAACTATTAATACGAAAAGATGAAAATACAGAAAAAACTTTTGTGTTAAGCCAGTGTGATTATAGCTTTAATATGGATTATTATGAAGCAGAAAAGCGTCCTATAGATGTTAATTTTTCTGGTACAACAAAAATGATTAACGACCCTATGTTTATAGAATGGATTTCAAACCAAGCAGGAGCATGGTCTGGTTATGCTAAAGTGTTTCACAGAGAACAAGAGAAACCTTCTATAGCATTAGTCTTTAATAAAGCTACTGTAGTGAGTTTTAGTCAATCTTTTTCAGAGTACAATGCACATAGCGATGCTTATTTTAGTGTTATTTTAAAAGATGTCGCTTTTAATGATATCAAACTGCATTAA
- a CDS encoding TetR/AcrR family transcriptional regulator encodes MARKKAYNETDVVEKAMHLFWKQGYETTSMQMLEKEMGINKFSIYSSFGSKHGLFLESLKCYKGQIKTILDKFKNGTRGVEDIKQFFYDSVSSNFNNDELKGCFVTNTYNEFCNQTDVLIQEQMQSFMDDIKSIMIEKLQMDATKDEATILKQANYLLLAKHGLAAASRVNTKKEIEDYIELIFDNI; translated from the coding sequence ATGGCACGTAAAAAAGCATATAATGAAACTGATGTAGTAGAGAAAGCCATGCACTTGTTTTGGAAACAAGGGTATGAAACTACCTCTATGCAAATGCTCGAAAAAGAAATGGGCATTAATAAATTTTCAATATATTCTAGTTTTGGTAGCAAACATGGTTTATTCCTTGAAAGCTTAAAATGTTATAAAGGACAAATTAAAACCATATTAGATAAGTTTAAAAATGGCACCCGTGGTGTAGAAGACATTAAACAATTTTTTTATGACTCTGTAAGTTCTAATTTTAATAACGACGAACTTAAAGGATGCTTTGTAACCAATACGTATAATGAATTTTGTAATCAAACAGATGTATTAATTCAAGAACAAATGCAATCGTTCATGGATGACATTAAATCTATCATGATTGAAAAATTACAAATGGATGCTACTAAAGATGAAGCGACAATCTTAAAACAAGCAAACTATTTATTATTAGCAAAACACGGCTTGGCTGCAGCATCTCGAGTAAACACAAAAAAAGAGATTGAAGATTATATAGAATTAATTTTTGATAACATATAA